The following DNA comes from Deltaproteobacteria bacterium.
TTCGGCTCATGCTAGATGGATAGACCTAGAGATTGAAAGAGGCATTGAAGAAATCGAAATCGCACTGAGGAGAGTCACGACTTTGGCTAGGCCTTCTTAAATTTTTTATACTTAAATCGCTCCACTTTATCCGCCGCAGATCCTAGGCGGATGTGTCGGTCTTCTTCGTATTCCGAAAAATTGCCATCAAACCACACCACTTGCGAATTTCCTTCGAAGGCGAGGATGTGCGTGGCGATGCGATCTAAAAACCAGCGGTCATGGCTGATGACCACGGTGCAACCGGCGAAGTTTTCGAGAGCCACTTCCAGGGCGCGGAGGGTGTTGACATCCAAATCGTTGGTGGGTTCATCCAACAACAGCACGTTTGCGCCTTCTTTTAAAGTAATAGCGAGCTGTACGCGATTGCGTTCTCCTCCGGAGAGTACATTAATGGCTTTTTGCTGATCCGACCCCGTGAAATTGAAGCGGGCTATGTAGTTGCGGGCGTTTACATCTTTGACCCCCAGCTTAATGGTTTCGTGACCTCCTGAGACTACATCATACACACTGCGGCTGTCTTTTAAATCGAAGCGGTTTTGATTCGAATAAGCGAGCTTCACTGTTTCGCCTATTTTAAAAGTGCCACTGTCGGGTTTTTCTTCACCTAAAATCATTTTAAAAAGGGTGGTTTTTCCGGCCCCATTCGGGCCGATGATTCCCACGATTCCACCTTGGGGAAGTTTAAAACTCAAATTTTCGTAAAGCAGATTTTCACCGAAGGCCTTGCTGATGTTGTTGGCTTCGATCACCACCTCACCCAAGCGAGGTCCTGCGGGAATATAAATTTCCAGATCTTCTGTGCGTTTTTCGTTATCTGCCTTCAGCATCATTTCGTAATTGCTGATGCGGGCCTTGCTTTTGGCACGGCGGGCGGAGGGGCTTTGCCGAATCCATTCCAATTCGCGGGCCAGAGTTTTCTGGCGTTTGTCATCTGCCTTTTGTTCTACTCTCAGGCGTTCTTCCTTTTGCGCCAGCCAGGAAGAATAATTGCCTTTCCAGGGAATTCCGTGGCCACGGTCGAGCTCCAAAATCCAGCCGGCGACATTATCCAAAAAATAGCGATCGTGGGTAACCGCAATGACAGTGCCTTTGTATTGTTGAAGATGGCGTTCCAGCCAGAACACCGATTCGGCATCCAAATGATTGGTGGGTTCGTCCAATAATAAAATGTCAGGCTCCTGCAGAAGCAGGCGACACAAGGCTACGCGGCGTTTCTCTCCTCCGGAAAGCGTAGAAATCTTTGCCTCATCCGCTGGACAGTTGAGTGCCGCCATGGCCAGGTTGAGGCGGGCATCCAGTTCCCAGGCGTTGCTGGTGTCGAGCTTGTCTTGCACCGCGGCCTGGCGTTCGATGAGCTTGTTCATTTCGTCGTCGCTCATGGGATTCGCAAAGCTATTGTTGATGTCCTCAAACTCTTTCAGTAAATTAACAATTTCCTGCACCCCTTCCTGTACACACTCCTTCGCCGTTTTGTTGGGGTCGAGATCGGGCTCTTGCTGAAGAAAGCCCACCGAATAACCCTTGGAATAATGCACCTCTCCCAGGCAGTCTTTGTCGACTCCTGCGATAATCTTTAACAGGCTGCTTTTCCCAGCACCATTCAAACCGAGTACGCCAATTTTTGCGCCATAGAAAAAAGAAAGGGAAATATCTTTTAAAATTTCTCGCTTGGGAGGAACTACTTTTCCGACATGGGACATGGAAAATATTATTTTTTCGGGTTGTGCTTCGGACATGGGGCCTCTGTTTTTAGTTTGTCATTCCAGCGGAGGCTGGAATCTCGTGTAAATCAACTGGATCCCTGCCTTTGCAGGGATGACAAGAAGGGTTAAATTCTTTCTCTCAAAAATTTTTCGATGCGTAGATTGATTAATTCGGGTTGCTCGACAATGGCGGCGTGAGTGCCTTTTTTAATGATAAAAAGTTCCGAGTTTGGAATAGTGCGATGCATTTTTTTTGCAATCCATACGGGGGTAAATTGATCGTTTTCTGCGCCAACAACAAGGGTAGGGGGTTTAATTTTTTTGAGAATATCTTCCGTGGAGTGTTCTTGAATATTTTTGACGAGATCCGTAAAGAAGATGGGATCCAGGCCCAGAATGTGATCGATATAAACCCGGGCATCTTCTTTGTTAGCCATGCCGGTGTCGATCATTTTTAAAATTCCTCCCAATTGATACCAGAAGGGGTTTTTGAGAAGGAAACGGCTCACCACGCTGCCTTGCTTGGGAAATAAGGTGGCAAAGAAGGTGACTACTTCAAAAATATATTTGGAAAAAGGGCTGTTGTAGAGCGTGTCCATGGGTTTGCCGTAAGTGCCCATGAGAGGAATAAGACCCAAAATGTAGCGGGGGTACTTTCGATACATCTCCAATATGACTTGAGTTCCCATGCTAAAGCCTACCAAGACGGCTTTTTTGATTTCCAGGTGATCTAAAACAGCCTTGCAGTCTTCCACCAAAGAATTGATGGAGGTGTTGGCTAATTTTTTTGGAGTTTCCGATTCGCCATGTCCGCGATAATCCCAAACAACCACTTGATGGGTATGCTTAAAGAAGTTTTCCAGGTATTTAAAAAAGAAGCTTGGGACTCCCAAGCCATTGCAGCACACGATGGGTAATCCATGGCCCAGGGACTTGTAGTGGATATGGGTTCCGTCAAAGCTTTTAACCTCTCCTTCCTTCAGATGAACGAGTTGAGAGAGTTTTGCCCTGTTCTTCGTGGTCTTGGCGCGGGTGATCATTTTCATAGGCCCTCATTCCCTTGGTCGAGCGCGTGGAAAACATTCTCATGTCTTCCCCCGTGCGAAGATTTCTAATAGGCTCGCCACATAACACTGCAATGAAAATCATTTCAACATAAAAAACCAGTATTGACATGAGCTTAGCTAAAAAGTATAAGCCCTGCCCATTCTTAATACTCAAGGGGGAAAATATTACTATGCAATCCATCACCTTAAGGTCACCTGCCAAGCTTAATTTTAGGCTAGACGTTCTCTCCAAACGATCCGACGGTTATCACGAACTGCTCATGTTGATGGACCGAATTAATTTGGAGGACGAAATCGAAATTAAAGTCATCGAGCGAGGGATTGTTATTACCAGTGACGATCCCACTCTTCCCACTTCCGAGGGCAATGTGGCTTACCGGGCTGCAAAGGAAATTCTGGCTTATTCATCTCGAAATGTGGGTGTGGAGATTAAAATCAATAAACGCATTCCCATTGCCTCTGGGATGGGCGGTGGTTCATCCAATGCAGCTGCTGTTATTCTGGGAATCAATCAACTCTTGAAGTTAAAATTGCCCAAAGAAAAATTGATGATTATTGGTGCAAAAATTGGCGCGGATGTGCCCTTTTTTATTTTTGAGGGTCCTGCCATTGCTAGTGGTATTGGGGACAAACTGAGAAAAATTAATAAAATTCCAAAAATGTCTTTGGTGTTGGTAAACCCGGGTGTTCCTGTTTCCACACAGTGGGCTTACAAAAATTTGGCCTTGAATTCTACGGGAAATCCACCGACCTCTAAACCCGAGGAATTGCCCTTGGTATTCAATACAAAAAAAGATGTTGTCAAATTCTTGAACAACGATTTAGAGAAGGTCACTATTAAAGAATTTCCAGTGATTTCTGAAATCAAAAAGCTATTGGTAGATCAAGGGGCAATTGCTAGTCAAATGACGGGTTCGGGTCCTACGGTTTTTGGAATTTACCCCGACAAGGCAAGTGCCGATAAAGCCATTTCAAAAATAGAAGGTCGTTCTGACAAGAAGTGGAAGGTGTTTCGAGTGGAAAATTATTGCTGATCGATTGTTGCTGCGAAAGGGTTGGTTTTATTTTTATGGAGATTACAGAAGTTCGCGTTTTCCCAATGAATGAAGACAAGTTGAAGGCTTACGCCACCGTTACCTTTGATGATTGTTTTGTGGTCAGGGATTTGAAAGTAATCTCGGGTAATACGGGATTGTTTGTGGCCATGCCTTCCAAAAAAAGGAAGGATGGAAGCTTCAAGGATATTGCTCATCCGTTGAATAATGATTTTAGGGCTGTACTAGAAAAAATTGTTTTAGAGGCCTATGAAAAAGAGAGTCAAACTGGATCTGCAGAAGCCCCGCCTGTTGAGGCTAATGCGCCGCTCCAATCTTTACTCAGTGCACCGAATGTAGAGTCTAAAACACCCGACCAAGTAAAACCTAGCGATTATTCAGCACCCGATGATTGAGGGATACATTAATTAAGAACTTGAGTTCCGCAGATTTTAAGAATGATTTGTCTCAAAAGTCCTCCCTCCCTTGAGGGGAGGGAGCTAGAGGGAGGGTGGTCGCTGATGTCGTTTGCATCAAAAGTCACCCTCACCCTAACCCTCTCCCCTCAAGGGAGAGGGGAAATACTTGTTAAATCAGTATTTATTGGAAATAGCGAAATTTACATCTAAAAATCTGCGGAACTCAAGTTAAGAATTGAGAATTAAAAATTAAGAATTAAGGTACCACAATTCTTCATTCAAAATTCTTAATTTTTAATTGTATTTTTTGGGGCGTCGACAAGTGGTAAGTCACTGGATTTTGATTCCAGCATTCCCAGGTTCGAATCCTGGCGCCCCAATTCCATTGCCTAGAGGATTTTTGATAATTAACTGCAGCTAATGATCACTATGACTTTTCCTGTTCAAAATATTCAAGTTTTTTCCGGAAATGCGAATCGCCCTTTAGCCGAGGAAATCGTTTCGCATCTGGGCATTTCCTTGGGTGTAGCCCAAGTAAAGCGCTTTTCGGACGCCGAGGTCTGGGTGGAGATTGGTCAAAATGTGCGGGGAAAAGATATCTTTGTCATCCAGTCCACTTGTAATCCAGTCAATGAAAATTTGATGGAATTATTGATTATGATCGATGCCCTTAAGCGGGCCTCGGCAGAACGTATTACGGCCGTCATTCCTTATTATGGATATGCCAGGCAGGATCGTAAAGTTCAACCCAGGACTCCCATTACTGCAAAACTGGTTGCAGATCTTTTAACTGCTGCGGGTGCGCATCGAATTCTTGCTACCGATTTGCATGCCGGACAAATTCAAGGTTTTTTTGACATTCCCTTCGATCATCTTTTTGCAACCCCTGTTTTACTCGAGCACATCAAGGAAAATTATAAAGGGGATTTGGTGATTGTTTCTCCCGATGCGGGTGGGGCGGAACGCGCACGTGCCTATGCGAAGCGTTTGGGGGTAGGAATGGCCCTTATTGACAAGCGCCGTACTTCACCCAACGTGAGTGAAGTCATGCATGTGGTTGGAGAGGTGGAGGGTAAAACAGCCATTATTGTGGATGACATGGTGGATACGGCTGGCACCCTTACACAAGCGGCAGAAGCCATCAAAGAACGTGGGGCGAAAATCGTTTCGGCATGTATCGCACATCCCATCCTTTCGGGAAAAGCCCTGGAAAGAATTCAAAACTCGGTGCTTCATGAATTGGTGGTCACAAACACCATCCCCTTGACAGAAGAAGCAAAACGTTGTTCTAAGATCCGCGTTTTGTCGGTCTCTAAGCTTCTGGCCGAGGCGATGCGCCGAATTAACACTGGAGATTCTGTTTCATCATTATTTGTCTAAAGGAGTTTTTATGGATCAAGTTCAATTAACTGTAGAGGCCCGAAAAGCAGGTGGAAAAGGTGTCGCAAGGCGAGTGAGGGCCGCCGGGAAAATTCCCGGGGTGATTTACGGGAAGGGTTTTGAAAATATTCTGGTACAAGTGGATCCTAAAGAATTCAAGACCGCTTTGGCTTCCAGTTCCACTGGGCAAAATACACTGATCAATATCAAAATTCAGGGTCATGAGGCCCTCATGGCCATGATAAAAGATTACCAGGCAGATGTCCTCACCCGTGAATATACACATCTCGATTTCCTGAAAATTGACCTGAATAAAAAAATTCGCGTGGATGTGGTAATCGAAGTGGTGGGTAAGGCTGAAGGCGTCAAAGAAGGGGGGATCTTGGAAATTATCCGCCGAGAAGTCCCTGTCATTTGTCTGCCTACGGCTATCCCAAAAAGCATTCCCGTCGATGTTACTTCTCTAAAAGTTGGAAGCTCTGTTCACGTGAACGACCTAAAATTAAGCGAGGGGATAGAGATCCCCCACGATGTGAATTATACCCTTATTTCTATCGTTGCTCCTAAAGAAGAAGTGGTTGTGGCCGCTGTAGCCCAAGCAGCTGAGCCCGAAGTGCTTACAGCCAAGAAGCCTGCTGAAGGGGAAGAGGCTAAGAAGCCTGATGCCAAAAAAGTGGAGGCTAAAAAGCCTGAAGCCAAAAAAGCAGAAGCCAAGGGTGATAAGAAGTAGCAAATATGAAGCTCATTGTGGGATTGGGCAATCCAGGGACGAATTATCAGGGAACGCGGCATAATATTGGGTTTGATTTGCTTGAGGCCTACGCCCAAGAAAAGTCTTTTTCTTTTGCTAAAAAATCCTTTAAGTCGCTTATTGCAGAGGCCCAGATCGAGGGCCAGCGCTGTTTGTTTGCGCTTCCCCAGACTTATATGAATTTGAGTGGAGAGGCAGTTTTGGAGATCGTGCAGTTTTACAAACTAGATCTTTCCAATCTTATTTTGGTGCACGATGAGCTCGATTTGGAACCTGCTGTCCTGAAATTAGTCCGTAAAGGCCGACCTGCAGGGCATCGTGGGGTAGATTCGGTACAATGTTGTTTGGGGACTCAGGAAATTTCACGCTTTCGGGTGGGAATAGGCAGGCCGCAACGAAGTGAGCAGGTTGTTTCGTATGTCCTCGAGCGTTTTACTAAATATGAGCTTGAGGAAATTGAAAAAATCAAGAAGAAGTTCTTTAAAGGCCTTGATCTTTGGATATCAGTTGGTATAGAGGCCGCCCTAAAGTTTTGCCATTCTTAATTCACCTTGGTTTTCGTAAATACGGAAGCCCTTTGGTCCAAAAGGAGATCTTAATGAAAGAATATGAAACCCTCTTTCTGCTTCAATACGATTCTACTCCCGAAAAAGTAGAAACCTTCAATACCCGCCTTGGCGAAATTATCAAAAATTTTAAGGGGCAACTTTTTCAAACCTTTAACTTGGGTAAAAGACGCCTTGCGTATCCTGTTCAAAAACAGGACCAGGGAGTTTACGTGTGGATCAACTATGCCGGTGAGGGGGGCTTGGTGGCTGAAATAGAACGTATTTTAAAATACGAAGACAGTGTTTTAAAATTCATTACTGTAAAACTTTCCGATGAAGCGAATGTCGAGGAAAGGGTGAAAAATCCCCTTGTCCCGGTACTCAGCACCTATGATGAATATGACCGTAACGTCGCCTAAGCGAGAAAAGGAGAATCTATGAGCTACGATAGACATGACAGGAATGACAGAAACGATAGAAATGATAGAAACGATAATTATTCCGCTAACAATGACACCCGAAGAAAATTTGTTCGAAGAAAAAGTTGCCGTTATTGTGGTGATAAAGAGTTTAAACTTGATTTTAAGAATGGCAAAATGTTGTCCTTTTTTATTTCGGAAAGAGGGCGAATTATTCCTCGTCGCATTTCGGGAAACTGTGCGCTTCATCAGCGTCATTTGACTACGGCAGTTAAACGGGCTCGGGTGATGGCCTTAGTGCCCTTCACTTCCACTCAACGCTAGAAGTTTGGAGGTCCATGCGAGAACGCGGGCTAAATTTAGCGCTTTGTAATTTGATTGTACTGTTTCTTTTTTTTAGTGGTGTGTTTGTTTATTTAACACCGCTGCTGCTCTTTTACATTTCTAAGCGTTTTTCCTTACTGAAGAGCTTTCTGTTTTCGGCGATGCTGTTGCTGGAGTTTGTCTTAATCTTTGGCCTGGTTTTCAAATTGGGCATTTCTCCAGAAATACTACGCAAGGTTTTTAGTTCTCTTTCATGGACACCAGGTTTTGCTTATTACGATTTTTTCGGAATAAAAGGTGTTGCCTGGGGGATGTTTTATTATTGGATGGTTTTGATGGCTACGGGTTTGATGCTCGCGTATCAAAGCCAGTTTCCTCAAAAATGGTTTCATTTAGTCCTGAAAGTTGCGGCCTTTTCTTTTGTTCTTCTTGTAGGCCTTACAATTTTTCTTTCGAAAGGAAATTTTTTCGAACTTGTTGCCTTGATGAAAAATTACCTGGGAAAGAGTTTTGATTTGGTTTTGCAGATGCCCAAACAGTTTGAAGGGGAAGAGGTTTTGTTTTTAAAGTCAAATCGAGATTTACTGTTGCAGACCTTGGTTTTAGTTTCCCCGGGTTTTTTATTTTGTTTCTTGATGCTTATGGTGGCCTTGAATGATTCTCTCAGTAAGGGATTATTTCGTCACTTGTTTGAAGTAAAAGTCCAGCCTTTCGAACTTATGGTTTTGCCTTTTACCTGGGTTTGGTTTTTTATCGCTACTTTTGCTTTGTACTTGGGTAATTCTTATCTCTTGGGGGGTTTTGAAGTTGAAGCTGTTTTGGTTAATTTTTTTGTTTTTTTTACCTTTGCCTTTTTTTTCCAGGGCCTCGCGGTGTTGCATCTTTATTTGAGGCGTTTTGCTTTAGAGACTTGGGTGATAGTTTTGGGATATTTGAGTTTGTTTTTAGTATTTCAACCCCTGCTTTTGTTGATTTCTTTAATGGGCATCCTAGATGCCTGGTTTGATTTTAGAAAATTGAATGCAGTTTTACCCAAGGCATAATGCCTCTGGGTGAATGAGAGGATATATTGGAGGATTTTATGCAGCTGATTTTACAAGAGGATATTTATAATTTAGGCAAAGCGGGTGACATCGTAAAGGTTCGTGAAGGATACGGCAGAAATTTTCTGCTTCCTCAAAAGAAGGCAGTGATTGCTAATCCAAAAAATATTGTTGAAATGGAACATCACAAAAAAGTGATTGCAGGTCAGCAAGCGAAGCGAGTGAAAGAGGCCGAAGGATACAAGGCTAAAATCGAAGCTTTGTCAGTGAGTGTTGCCAAAGAAGCGGGAGAAGAGGGCAAACTCTTTGGTTCAGTGACTAGCCATGAAATTGCAGAGGCATTATTAGCCCAAGGAATTCAAGTGGACAGGCGCTTGATCCATATTGCCGAGCCCATAAAACGTCTGGGAGATTTTGAGGTGTCGGTTCGTTTGGTAGGTGATGTGAGTGCAAAAATAAAAGTTCAAGTCGTGAAAAAGTAAAGAGGCCGGAGGCCGTGCTTTGCATCCTTCCAATTCAGACCCTTACAAAACACCCCCTCATAATCATGAGGCGGAGCAGTCTGTCTTAGCGGGCATTCTAATTGATCCGGATGCCTTGGGTAAGGTGCTTGAGTTCATCATCCCGGATGATTTTTACCGGGAATCTCATCGTAAAATTTTTCATGCCATGGTTACCCTTTTCGAAAAAGGGGAGCCCACCGATTTGTTAGTGGTGGCCAATGAGTTGAAGCGTTCGGGAGCCCTAGAGGAAATAGGGGGCTATACTTACTTGTCTTCTCTGGTCGATTTACTTCCTTCTTCGGCAAATATTGTCAGTTATGCGCGTATCATCAAAGAGAAGGCTGTGTTGCGAGGGCTTATTCATGCGGCCACAGAAATCATCAGCCAAGGTTACGATTCCATCGATAACATTGATTCTTTTTTAGACAACGCCGAACAAATTATTTTTCGTGTCTCCGAAAAAAGATCCCATCAATCTTTTTATCCCGTCAAAGACATTGTCAAACAATCCTTTAAAGACATCGAAAGTCTACATGAAAAAAAAGGCTTACTCACCGGAACGCCCACCGGCTTTCGAGATCTGGATCGGCTGACTTGTGGACTTCAATCCTCTGATCTTATTATTGTCGCTGGTCGTCCTTCCATGGGGAAAACGGCTCTTGCCTTAAATATGGTTGAGAATGCTTCTTGTGACCACGGTGTCTGTACCGCAGTTTTTTCCTTGGAAATGAGTAAAGAACAACTGGTTCAGCGCATGCTGTGCGGTTTAGGAAAAGTGGACGGTTCTAAACTTCGGGGTGGTTTTTTAAATCATGACGATTGGACCCGTCTTACCAAAGCTGCCGATAAACTTTCTCGTGCACCCATGTTTATTGATGATACCCCAGCCTTGTCCATTTTGGAAATGCGAGCCAAGGCCCGCCGTTTAAAAAAAGAAAATAATTTAGGTTTGATTGTGGTCGACTATTTGCAACTGATGCGTGCGGCCCAACATTCGGATAGTCGTGAACGGGAAATTTCAGAAATTTCCAGATCTCTAAAGGCCCTCGCCAAAGAACTGAGTGTGCCAGTGATTGCGCTTTCGCAGTTGAATCGTAGTGTTGAGAACCGTGCTGACCGACGTCCTCAACTTTCCGATTTGCGTGAATCGGGGGCTATTGAACAAGATGCCGACGTGATTGCCTTTATTTATCGAGACGAAGTCTACAATAAGAATAGCGTGGATAAAGGGGTTGCTGAAATCATTATTGGAAAACAAAGGAACGGCCCCATCGGTATGGTGAGACTCGCTTTCCTTAGCCATTATACCCGCTTTGAAAATTTAGCCGCTATACCCGACAATATGCCTCAATATGGATAAGCTTAAAGTCGTTTTAGCCACCCAAAATTTGCACAAGCTTAAAGAAATTACCAAGATCTTGGAAAGTCTACCTATTGAATGGGTCTGCTTAAAAGAGTTTTCCCATATTCAAGTGGCGGAAGAGACAGGTTTCAGCTTTCGGGAGAATGCCTTGCTTAAGGCCCATGCTATTGCCCAACAAACGGGCTTTGTTACCGTGGCTGATGATAGTGGTTTTAGTGTAGATGCCCTGGAAGGCCGCCCAGGGATTTACTCTGCCCGCTATGCTGGCGAAGGAGCGAGTGATGCAGAAAACTTGAAAAAAGTGCTTAAAGAATATTTGTCTAGTCCAATGAAAAATATAAATAAAAAATCTTCTTTTATTTGTGCGCTTGCTTGGGTGGACCTTCAAAAAAATATTCAAAAAGTATTTGAGGGGCAGGTCCAAGGTGAAATAATTGAAGTCCCTGTCGGAGAAAATGGTTTTGGCTACGACCCCTTATTTTATTTTCCTTCCTTGAACAAAACGTTTGCACAGCTGAGTGCTGAAGAGAAAAACAAGCTTTCTCACAGAGCAATAGCCTTTTTAAGATTGAAACGATACCTTCTAGAAACCTATTTTTAGGATGTATTCCCGTTTGTTATCCCTATTGACACAAGGCGTCATAGAACGTATACGCCCTAGGAAGGGGGATTATTTATGAACCGCATATTCTCAAAAAATGAAGTATCAATAATAAGGAGCATGCACTGCCAGGGCCTCTTAGCTCATTCCAGGGGGTCCACCATAATGGATCAAGTGGCTCCGTTGGATTGGATTCCTAAAAATTATCAGCATTATTTAAAGGATATCTGTGAAAAACAGAAGGAGTACTCCCCTCGCAAAGAAACAATCCACTGAACACAGATATTTCCATTGAATTTTCTGCTCCGGCGTGGTGAGCTGCCAGTGGGTCCGGGGAGTAACTCAGACTGGTAGAGTGCCAGCTTTGGGAGCTGGAGGCCGCAGGTTCAAATCCTGTCTCCCCGATTAGGTTAATCTCTAGTAATGTCAAGCGCTTAGAAAAATAATTCTAGGCGCTTTTTTTTGTCTAGTGCCCGAGGCCGGAATCGAACCGGCACGATCGTTTCCAATCACAGGATTTTAAGTCCTGTGTGTCTACCAGTTCCACCACTCGGGCAACCCGATCTTTCTTTGAAAAAGATCCAAGGCTCGGGTGGGAATTGAACCCACGTATAAAGGTTTTGCAGACCTCTGCCTTACCACTTGGCTACCGAGCCATTCGTTCGCCTTGGCAAAGCCAAGGCTCTCTAAAGTCAGGGGAAGATCTTGCTCTCCCCCTGACTACCCCCATCGCTTGGTGGATGCGATGAGTAAAAACTTCCATAAATTATTTTATACTGCGTTGCTCCTCCTTAGCCCTCAGTCTGCGTCGGGCGCCTTGTCTAAAAGAATTTCTGAAAATTTTTCTTAGGTACTCAAACGGTTCAAAGATCAGTTGACCTCTCAAATTAGAGCGGACTAGCCTTACAGCATGCCATCAAATCGTGTCAAATTGAAACATAATATTAGTGTGCTCTTCACTCAGGAGCAGCTTCAACAGCGAATTGCCCGGTTAGCCCAACAAATTAGTCAGGATTATCAGGGAAAAGAGCTTGTTGTTATTGGAGTTTTAAAGGGAGCCTTTGTTTTTATGGCCGACTTGGTACGTCAAATTGACTTGCCCTTGCGTTGCGATTTTTTAAGGGTTTCGAGCTATAACTCGCAGGGGAAAAGTGGGGCCTTACGCTTGGAATTTGACATGACTCAGCCCATTGAAAATCAGGAGGTTTTATTGGTGGAAGACGTATTGGACACTGGGAAATCGCTTGGCTTTTTGATCGATCATCTGAAAACAAAAAGACCAAAAAGTTTAAATATTTGTTGCCTGCTCGACAAGAATTTAAAGCCGGATATCTCCGCTCAAATTCGTTATTTGGGCTTTCATGTCCCCCAAAAATATCTGGTGGGATATGGATTGGATTTGGATGGTTATTACCGCGAACTGCCTTATGTGGGAAATGTGGAAGAAATAGAAAATGGGTGAAAAATAAGCCCTAAATAAGAGACTTGACCATATTCCATATATAGAGTATTTCTTAAAAAAGATGTATATATGGAGTTGTTATGTTGCAGGCATTGGCCAAATCAAAAACAGACC
Coding sequences within:
- the ettA gene encoding energy-dependent translational throttle protein EttA, with product MSEAQPEKIIFSMSHVGKVVPPKREILKDISLSFFYGAKIGVLGLNGAGKSSLLKIIAGVDKDCLGEVHYSKGYSVGFLQQEPDLDPNKTAKECVQEGVQEIVNLLKEFEDINNSFANPMSDDEMNKLIERQAAVQDKLDTSNAWELDARLNLAMAALNCPADEAKISTLSGGEKRRVALCRLLLQEPDILLLDEPTNHLDAESVFWLERHLQQYKGTVIAVTHDRYFLDNVAGWILELDRGHGIPWKGNYSSWLAQKEERLRVEQKADDKRQKTLARELEWIRQSPSARRAKSKARISNYEMMLKADNEKRTEDLEIYIPAGPRLGEVVIEANNISKAFGENLLYENLSFKLPQGGIVGIIGPNGAGKTTLFKMILGEEKPDSGTFKIGETVKLAYSNQNRFDLKDSRSVYDVVSGGHETIKLGVKDVNARNYIARFNFTGSDQQKAINVLSGGERNRVQLAITLKEGANVLLLDEPTNDLDVNTLRALEVALENFAGCTVVISHDRWFLDRIATHILAFEGNSQVVWFDGNFSEYEEDRHIRLGSAADKVERFKYKKFKKA
- a CDS encoding alpha/beta hydrolase — translated: MKMITRAKTTKNRAKLSQLVHLKEGEVKSFDGTHIHYKSLGHGLPIVCCNGLGVPSFFFKYLENFFKHTHQVVVWDYRGHGESETPKKLANTSINSLVEDCKAVLDHLEIKKAVLVGFSMGTQVILEMYRKYPRYILGLIPLMGTYGKPMDTLYNSPFSKYIFEVVTFFATLFPKQGSVVSRFLLKNPFWYQLGGILKMIDTGMANKEDARVYIDHILGLDPIFFTDLVKNIQEHSTEDILKKIKPPTLVVGAENDQFTPVWIAKKMHRTIPNSELFIIKKGTHAAIVEQPELINLRIEKFLRERI
- a CDS encoding 4-(cytidine 5'-diphospho)-2-C-methyl-D-erythritol kinase → MQSITLRSPAKLNFRLDVLSKRSDGYHELLMLMDRINLEDEIEIKVIERGIVITSDDPTLPTSEGNVAYRAAKEILAYSSRNVGVEIKINKRIPIASGMGGGSSNAAAVILGINQLLKLKLPKEKLMIIGAKIGADVPFFIFEGPAIASGIGDKLRKINKIPKMSLVLVNPGVPVSTQWAYKNLALNSTGNPPTSKPEELPLVFNTKKDVVKFLNNDLEKVTIKEFPVISEIKKLLVDQGAIASQMTGSGPTVFGIYPDKASADKAISKIEGRSDKKWKVFRVENYC
- the spoVG gene encoding septation regulator SpoVG; this encodes MEITEVRVFPMNEDKLKAYATVTFDDCFVVRDLKVISGNTGLFVAMPSKKRKDGSFKDIAHPLNNDFRAVLEKIVLEAYEKESQTGSAEAPPVEANAPLQSLLSAPNVESKTPDQVKPSDYSAPDD
- a CDS encoding ribose-phosphate pyrophosphokinase, with protein sequence MTFPVQNIQVFSGNANRPLAEEIVSHLGISLGVAQVKRFSDAEVWVEIGQNVRGKDIFVIQSTCNPVNENLMELLIMIDALKRASAERITAVIPYYGYARQDRKVQPRTPITAKLVADLLTAAGAHRILATDLHAGQIQGFFDIPFDHLFATPVLLEHIKENYKGDLVIVSPDAGGAERARAYAKRLGVGMALIDKRRTSPNVSEVMHVVGEVEGKTAIIVDDMVDTAGTLTQAAEAIKERGAKIVSACIAHPILSGKALERIQNSVLHELVVTNTIPLTEEAKRCSKIRVLSVSKLLAEAMRRINTGDSVSSLFV
- a CDS encoding 50S ribosomal protein L25 encodes the protein MDQVQLTVEARKAGGKGVARRVRAAGKIPGVIYGKGFENILVQVDPKEFKTALASSSTGQNTLINIKIQGHEALMAMIKDYQADVLTREYTHLDFLKIDLNKKIRVDVVIEVVGKAEGVKEGGILEIIRREVPVICLPTAIPKSIPVDVTSLKVGSSVHVNDLKLSEGIEIPHDVNYTLISIVAPKEEVVVAAVAQAAEPEVLTAKKPAEGEEAKKPDAKKVEAKKPEAKKAEAKGDKK
- a CDS encoding aminoacyl-tRNA hydrolase; the protein is MKLIVGLGNPGTNYQGTRHNIGFDLLEAYAQEKSFSFAKKSFKSLIAEAQIEGQRCLFALPQTYMNLSGEAVLEIVQFYKLDLSNLILVHDELDLEPAVLKLVRKGRPAGHRGVDSVQCCLGTQEISRFRVGIGRPQRSEQVVSYVLERFTKYELEEIEKIKKKFFKGLDLWISVGIEAALKFCHS
- the rpsF gene encoding 30S ribosomal protein S6; amino-acid sequence: MKEYETLFLLQYDSTPEKVETFNTRLGEIIKNFKGQLFQTFNLGKRRLAYPVQKQDQGVYVWINYAGEGGLVAEIERILKYEDSVLKFITVKLSDEANVEERVKNPLVPVLSTYDEYDRNVA
- a CDS encoding 30S ribosomal protein S18, with the translated sequence MSYDRHDRNDRNDRNDRNDNYSANNDTRRKFVRRKSCRYCGDKEFKLDFKNGKMLSFFISERGRIIPRRISGNCALHQRHLTTAVKRARVMALVPFTSTQR
- a CDS encoding DUF2232 domain-containing protein, yielding MRERGLNLALCNLIVLFLFFSGVFVYLTPLLLFYISKRFSLLKSFLFSAMLLLEFVLIFGLVFKLGISPEILRKVFSSLSWTPGFAYYDFFGIKGVAWGMFYYWMVLMATGLMLAYQSQFPQKWFHLVLKVAAFSFVLLVGLTIFLSKGNFFELVALMKNYLGKSFDLVLQMPKQFEGEEVLFLKSNRDLLLQTLVLVSPGFLFCFLMLMVALNDSLSKGLFRHLFEVKVQPFELMVLPFTWVWFFIATFALYLGNSYLLGGFEVEAVLVNFFVFFTFAFFFQGLAVLHLYLRRFALETWVIVLGYLSLFLVFQPLLLLISLMGILDAWFDFRKLNAVLPKA